The Deltaproteobacteria bacterium region AGTGATCTTGAATTATGCTTTGACAGGCTTTGTCACGGGGCGGGAACCGTCCTCAGGTGTGGAGGGTGGGGTTACCCGCCCGCTGAAGCACGAAACTCTGACCATACCGGAGCGCTCTTGTCAGAGAGCGTGAGGATTGGTAGGGGTAGTTCATGCACATTCACGTGCCTTTGCGCGACTGGGCAAGGTGACGGGCCTCAACTTTGATGACATAGCTGAGTTAGAACCATTGTGACCCGCAAAGCTTGAACTAGCCTATCCAGCGGGCCTTAAGACGGGCGAAGTCTGGTTAATAACTCCCCGGCGCGGTGAGGAGCCCAGTATTCTCGCTGTCTGCGACTCATTTTTTAATATGACGTTCGCAAGCCACAACGCTACTGGTACCTGCACACGGCGAGATATATGAGTCTGCCAATTTTGGGACTGAGCTTCTTACTCTCATGCGTCGTTGATGTGATCCATCAGGACGTTGTTAGAAGTGGCCGACCGTAATCTAACTGAAAAGCAGTTTAATTCCATCCATCCAGTGCATTGCTTTGGTTTTGCCGAAGGTTCTTTGCAAGGGATCGCAGGAGAGCAACCAGCGTTCTGCTTTCGGATCGGTATCAGCGCCGAGAGTCTCAAGTGATTTGGCGTCGGCAGCGTCTACTAGTGATTTCGATTTGATTTCGACGAACAGGTTGCGATCCCCCGGGCGCTCTACGATGAGATCAATTTCCACGTCATCTTTGGTTCTTATGTAAGAGAAGCTCCAATCGAGTCGTTTATACTGACTCCCCTTCACAAACTCAAGAATGACCCAGTGTTCAAACGCGTCACCCCAAGCAAAAGTTTGCGGCAACAGTTCAACTGATAGAGTGCGATCAAGCCCCCGCTTGATCCCAGTGTCGACATAATAAAACTTGGGAAGTTGGCGCTGAGCTTTTCTCACCGACCGGGAAAAGGCTGGCAACATGAACCCGATAAGAGTGTCTTCGAGGATTTCGAAATAATTTGCGACGGTCGTGGGATCAACACCTACTTGTTTAGCGATCGCGGCCTTATTGATGATTTTCCCATTCATTTGAGCTGAAATCGCGAGGAACTTGCGGAAAGGCGCTAGGTTTTTGACCCATTGCTCCTGCTGAATCTCTTTTTGTAAGTAAGTAGCGACGTACGAATTCAAATACTCGCGGGCATCATCTCTGTTACTAAGAAAAGCTTCTGGTAGCCCGCCGAGTTCCAGGGCTCTTTTCAAATCAAATGCGTCACTCATCTCAAGAGCATTTAGCGGATAAAGGTGGTACAGCCAGGCACGTCCAGCAAGTAGATTGGCTCCCGCTTGTTTCAATTTGCGACTACTTGATCCGGTC contains the following coding sequences:
- a CDS encoding ATP-binding protein, with product MLPRLCNLSKSNSFFLFGPRGTGKTTLIRSQFPDERAVYVNLLDNALMDQLLLDSSRFVDLIDSAEHRTKAVIIDEVQKMPELLNVAHTQIQERKRQFILTGSSSRKLKQAGANLLAGRAWLYHLYPLNALEMSDAFDLKRALELGGLPEAFLSNRDDAREYLNSYVATYLQKEIQQEQWVKNLAPFRKFLAISAQMNGKIINKAAIAKQVGVDPTTVANYFEILEDTLIGFMLPAFSRSVRKAQRQLPKFYYVDTGIKRGLDRTLSVELLPQTFAWGDAFEHWVILEFVKGSQYKRLDWSFSYIRTKDDVEIDLIVERPGDRNLFVEIKSKSLVDAADAKSLETLGADTDPKAERWLLSCDPLQRTFGKTKAMHWMDGIKLLFS